In Arthrobacter sp. StoSoilB5, one genomic interval encodes:
- a CDS encoding glycosyl hydrolase gives MTSSALRQLFSDPPRTYGPTPLWWWSGGEVTRERLEWQMRRFAEGGIHNLVVINLAPAGPIVDAQTDDPVWFSEKWWDRFILTCELALELDMKIWFYDQIGFSGANVQGTITHRHPEDTGRTLRSRWTGVREGHVDVAAVEELIGAYGRSGERLDVGAEGQVTAKDGTSVRIVVAVPTAFDYLNQTAVGHLIDLIHGEFERRVPQFLGNVIAGSFQDELPATNAWTPSFPEEFRSRKGYDLLDYLPALFETGGDQNAKVRGDYYAVRGELTEEALFKPLGTWHSERGMMLGADQSNPARAGNPTQATQLYTDYFRTHRWYSAVGSDHEGDAKIHSSMAHLYGHERVWMESFHSSGWGATLEDTYDWLLPMLRSGANLYNPHASYFGTAAGWFEWAPPSTDWRQPYWKQYPAFSRAVARIASIMSWGTYCAEVAVLHPTATAQAALTLDARIDHYGNGQLSEEFTDANRAQEEYLALCGVNNWFTTRLGALDSSGISFDVIDDDSLQRSSAENGGLSVASQHYQAVIVPSAVVLEEETARRLNDLLHAGGRVLLTGSEPRLAAGFNGDDEAVTALCKNPRIERHPDPASAVGALAGLKGYATSEVPLLVRRDGSDAVALVTAAFPNASTHPLRTYDAPRLWEDYDFDPSRYARTRTVTINGTVTTAEVWNPATGESSAVPVQVLDSTSRIEVPLCGAPAVILTWSEGDEPCTADLEGPPESRTFDVGEGWTGTLVPTMANDWGDFAEPASSSVDDLQLWKMQWSQDGGTTWSPAKVTYGNRVTSFGAVPTADAPEPLAESAVDAVLAGEVELAGPGWDVHEYSASRGLENPGPSTLGNKGLVTEEFIRVASPGPGEIARIRTIVRVPQLGPAELVLGAGAAKRAWWNGREVGTDSGRYLFKAPVEVARELNVLEYELGQDENIHGPALLSGAPPLGSFFTLTAPGTFGSRPEFMSVPPALEPNGRVSYRGRIKLPSQARHATLVVGAATGASVLVDGKTFARQEKVEYYESDWGANPMFFSHDVTALMTAGEHSIEIVADGTDARDVVYVDLAAHHGEKEVSTLVSGSGWTAQTGGVVGATVEHRGHWSELLSAHAARRPHPLPFADWLNGAPDDGEPVIPSQATTDMTPRPQLFRIPMPAGTASAFLPLALPAVAEINGADVKITSGRVSFDPPLQRAADLFITTSPTALLRGGSAWTGPVVADVTPISLAFGDLRNLGLGAWSGGLSYRRIIDVGTQIPAILDLGRVRGSVEVTVNDSVVGQAFCAPFRFDLGVLDGPADVTVTVYNTLAHFLEESTPTSWVFPSQRASGIFGPVTLTVTE, from the coding sequence ATGACCTCGTCTGCCCTCCGACAGCTGTTTTCCGACCCACCCCGAACCTATGGCCCTACACCACTGTGGTGGTGGTCCGGTGGTGAAGTAACCCGCGAACGGCTTGAGTGGCAGATGCGCCGGTTTGCCGAGGGCGGCATCCACAACCTCGTCGTGATCAATCTCGCCCCAGCCGGACCCATCGTGGACGCCCAGACAGATGACCCGGTTTGGTTCAGCGAAAAGTGGTGGGACCGCTTCATCCTCACTTGCGAACTCGCCCTCGAACTTGACATGAAGATCTGGTTCTATGATCAGATTGGATTCTCCGGGGCCAACGTGCAGGGCACCATCACCCACCGACATCCAGAGGACACTGGGCGCACGCTCCGATCGCGATGGACTGGGGTGAGAGAGGGACACGTCGACGTCGCCGCGGTGGAAGAACTCATCGGCGCATACGGCAGAAGCGGTGAACGGCTGGATGTCGGCGCGGAGGGTCAAGTTACGGCCAAGGACGGTACGTCCGTGCGGATTGTGGTTGCGGTTCCGACGGCCTTCGACTATCTGAATCAGACCGCAGTCGGCCATCTGATCGACCTTATCCACGGAGAGTTCGAGCGACGAGTGCCGCAGTTCCTGGGCAATGTCATCGCCGGCAGCTTTCAGGACGAACTTCCCGCCACCAACGCCTGGACACCCTCTTTTCCGGAGGAGTTCCGAAGTCGCAAGGGGTATGACCTGCTGGACTATCTGCCCGCCCTGTTCGAAACTGGCGGCGATCAGAACGCCAAGGTGCGTGGAGACTACTACGCGGTGCGCGGTGAACTAACCGAGGAAGCACTGTTCAAGCCGCTGGGTACCTGGCACTCGGAGCGCGGGATGATGCTAGGCGCTGATCAAAGCAACCCGGCCCGGGCCGGGAACCCGACGCAGGCCACGCAGCTGTACACCGACTATTTCCGCACCCACCGCTGGTACTCCGCCGTCGGAAGCGATCACGAGGGCGATGCAAAAATCCACAGCTCCATGGCGCACTTGTACGGTCACGAACGCGTATGGATGGAGTCCTTCCATTCCAGCGGCTGGGGTGCCACTTTGGAGGATACCTATGATTGGTTGCTGCCTATGTTGCGCAGCGGGGCAAACCTCTACAACCCTCACGCGTCCTACTTCGGAACCGCAGCCGGTTGGTTCGAGTGGGCTCCGCCATCCACCGATTGGCGCCAGCCTTACTGGAAGCAGTATCCGGCCTTTTCCCGGGCGGTCGCGCGCATAGCCTCGATCATGTCCTGGGGAACTTACTGCGCCGAAGTGGCAGTGCTCCACCCCACCGCGACGGCCCAAGCGGCTCTGACCTTGGATGCTCGCATTGATCATTACGGCAACGGGCAGCTTAGTGAGGAGTTCACGGATGCCAACCGGGCCCAAGAGGAATACCTTGCACTGTGCGGAGTCAATAACTGGTTCACCACCCGGCTGGGTGCCCTGGACAGCTCCGGTATCTCATTCGACGTCATCGACGACGACTCCCTCCAGCGTAGCTCCGCCGAGAACGGTGGCCTGTCTGTAGCATCCCAGCACTATCAGGCTGTGATCGTTCCCTCGGCTGTCGTCCTTGAAGAGGAGACGGCCAGGCGGTTGAATGACCTGCTGCATGCCGGCGGCCGTGTTCTGCTGACGGGGTCCGAGCCCCGCCTCGCGGCCGGGTTCAACGGCGACGACGAGGCCGTGACCGCCCTGTGCAAGAATCCCCGGATTGAACGCCATCCAGATCCTGCATCCGCTGTCGGCGCCTTGGCAGGGCTTAAGGGTTACGCGACCAGTGAGGTCCCGCTGCTGGTCCGCCGCGACGGGTCGGACGCGGTTGCCCTGGTCACCGCCGCATTCCCGAACGCCAGTACCCACCCGTTGCGCACTTATGATGCCCCCCGGTTGTGGGAGGACTACGACTTCGACCCCTCACGCTACGCACGCACCCGCACTGTGACCATCAACGGCACCGTGACCACAGCCGAAGTGTGGAATCCGGCCACCGGTGAATCTTCGGCAGTGCCGGTTCAAGTCCTGGACAGCACTTCTCGCATCGAGGTCCCCCTTTGCGGTGCCCCGGCCGTTATCCTCACCTGGTCAGAAGGAGATGAGCCCTGTACGGCCGACCTAGAAGGCCCTCCTGAAAGTCGCACCTTTGATGTTGGTGAGGGGTGGACCGGGACGCTGGTGCCCACCATGGCCAATGATTGGGGTGACTTTGCCGAACCGGCCAGCAGCTCTGTGGACGATCTCCAGCTCTGGAAGATGCAGTGGTCACAGGACGGGGGTACCACATGGTCCCCCGCCAAGGTAACCTACGGCAACCGCGTTACCTCATTCGGCGCGGTCCCCACTGCCGATGCCCCGGAGCCATTGGCTGAGTCAGCGGTGGACGCCGTCCTGGCGGGCGAAGTGGAACTGGCCGGGCCAGGTTGGGACGTCCATGAGTATTCGGCCAGCCGGGGACTGGAAAACCCCGGCCCCAGCACCTTGGGCAACAAGGGCCTCGTTACTGAGGAATTCATCCGTGTAGCCTCTCCCGGGCCGGGCGAAATCGCCCGCATCCGTACCATCGTGAGAGTCCCGCAGTTAGGACCCGCCGAACTGGTCCTTGGCGCGGGCGCGGCCAAACGTGCCTGGTGGAACGGCAGGGAGGTAGGAACGGACAGTGGCAGATACCTCTTCAAGGCGCCGGTCGAAGTGGCCAGAGAACTGAATGTGCTTGAGTATGAACTCGGTCAAGACGAGAACATCCACGGACCCGCCCTGCTCAGCGGGGCGCCTCCTCTCGGCAGCTTCTTCACACTCACCGCCCCTGGCACCTTTGGATCGCGGCCGGAATTCATGTCCGTCCCGCCGGCCCTTGAACCGAATGGCCGCGTATCCTACCGTGGCCGGATCAAGCTTCCCTCTCAGGCCCGGCACGCCACCTTGGTGGTCGGCGCCGCCACCGGAGCAAGCGTGCTGGTCGATGGCAAGACCTTCGCACGGCAGGAAAAAGTGGAATACTACGAGTCGGACTGGGGCGCCAACCCGATGTTCTTCTCGCACGATGTCACCGCACTCATGACTGCCGGCGAGCACAGCATCGAGATCGTCGCCGACGGTACCGACGCCCGCGACGTGGTCTACGTGGACCTAGCTGCCCACCATGGCGAGAAGGAAGTCTCCACCCTTGTCAGCGGCTCCGGCTGGACAGCGCAAACCGGCGGCGTAGTGGGCGCCACCGTGGAACATCGAGGGCATTGGTCGGAGCTTCTGTCGGCGCACGCCGCCCGCCGGCCCCATCCCCTGCCATTCGCTGACTGGCTCAACGGCGCACCCGATGACGGCGAACCCGTCATCCCCAGCCAGGCCACCACAGACATGACCCCTCGGCCGCAACTGTTCCGCATCCCGATGCCGGCCGGCACCGCGTCAGCGTTCCTACCCTTGGCGCTGCCGGCGGTGGCAGAGATCAACGGCGCGGACGTAAAGATCACCAGCGGCCGAGTCTCTTTCGACCCTCCGCTGCAGAGAGCCGCGGATCTTTTCATTACGACCAGCCCGACCGCCCTGCTGCGGGGAGGCTCTGCATGGACCGGCCCCGTTGTAGCGGACGTCACCCCAATATCCTTAGCCTTCGGAGACCTGCGTAACCTCGGACTCGGCGCTTGGAGCGGCGGACTGTCCTATCGCCGGATCATCGACGTCGGAACCCAGATACCCGCAATCCTTGACCTCGGGCGGGTGCGGGGCTCGGTCGAGGTCACGGTCAATGACAGCGTCGTAGGGCAAGCGTTCTGCGCGCCGTTCCGCTTCGACCTGGGGGTCTTGGACGGCCCAGCCGACGTGACGGTGACTGTGTACAACACCCTCGCGCACTTCCTTGAGGAATCGACTCCCACGTCCTGGGTCTTCCCGTCACAGCGGGCCTCGGGGATCTTCGGACCAGTGACACTGACAGTGACCGAGTAG
- a CDS encoding LacI family DNA-binding transcriptional regulator: MPQRSRFVVGQMEIARVAGVSSATVSNTLNKPHLVADSTRKKVLAAMSRLDFVPNEAAASLRRGTNRLLGLVVPDITNPFYAAIAAGVTSEADQRGYGVVLCNSQDDPAHELKQLQMLGQLRTAGALVVPVTADYSRLNRLRELGVRLLLIDRSAALREGCSVSIDDVLGGHLAVQHLLATRGPDLVLVNGPDSIAQCIDRRKGALAAYAEAGLEPKRLREIHVPNMDVEWGKKAAASLLQGDALPEGVFATNDLLALGVVTELMSAGLQVPRSVAVMGYGDLPVAQSSPVPLSTVEQPKAELGRAAVEMILLEMTQDGPAHKHSARVFQPQLIVRDSAPARA, from the coding sequence TTGCCCCAGAGAAGCCGGTTTGTAGTCGGCCAAATGGAAATCGCCAGGGTGGCTGGCGTGTCGTCGGCCACCGTATCCAACACGCTTAACAAGCCGCATCTGGTCGCCGATTCCACCCGCAAGAAAGTTCTGGCAGCAATGAGCCGCCTTGATTTCGTGCCCAACGAGGCAGCTGCGTCGCTGCGCCGGGGCACCAACCGGCTGCTGGGTCTGGTCGTCCCTGACATTACCAATCCTTTTTACGCCGCCATCGCCGCGGGTGTCACTTCGGAGGCAGACCAGCGCGGGTACGGCGTGGTGCTTTGTAACAGCCAGGACGATCCAGCACACGAACTTAAGCAGTTGCAGATGTTGGGGCAGCTCCGCACTGCAGGGGCTCTTGTAGTCCCGGTAACGGCTGACTATTCCCGGCTGAATAGACTGCGGGAGCTCGGCGTACGGCTGCTCCTGATCGACCGATCAGCGGCACTCCGGGAAGGCTGCTCAGTATCCATTGATGATGTCCTCGGCGGCCACTTGGCTGTACAGCATCTGCTGGCGACAAGGGGACCCGACCTGGTGCTGGTCAACGGACCAGACTCAATCGCTCAGTGCATCGACCGGCGAAAGGGTGCGCTGGCCGCGTACGCCGAAGCCGGCCTTGAGCCGAAGCGGCTTCGTGAAATCCACGTTCCGAATATGGACGTCGAGTGGGGCAAGAAGGCAGCCGCCTCGCTTCTCCAAGGGGATGCCCTGCCCGAGGGGGTCTTTGCGACGAACGACTTGCTTGCCTTGGGCGTGGTTACAGAGCTGATGTCCGCGGGCCTGCAGGTCCCTCGGAGTGTCGCCGTGATGGGCTATGGGGATCTGCCGGTTGCCCAAAGTTCCCCGGTGCCGCTGAGTACAGTCGAACAGCCAAAGGCAGAGTTGGGCCGTGCGGCCGTGGAAATGATTCTGCTGGAGATGACCCAGGACGGGCCAGCGCATAAACACTCGGCCCGGGTGTTTCAACCCCAGCTGATCGTAAGGGACTCCGCCCCTGCGAGGGCCTGA
- a CDS encoding DUF2264 domain-containing protein has protein sequence MNLEPDFAQSPYTGWTRAHWEAFVERMVGAVEPYRSPSGARIDLPGPASGNGSVSDGIEGFARPFLAAASLVAGRNGEDPGNLMERYARGLAAAMDPASPEAWPRPEELLQTKVEAASLVLGLQMTRPWLWDRLDDRVRENTVNWLSGIMGTWYPPSNWVWFRIIVESFLRENGGPWSATDIEEDLAIHAWMRRRNGWLSDGPGRHYDHYVGWMLHTYPLLWTHLFDVPDSLCSTSLREQWNIDLGRYTDDVLRLTGADGSPLVQGRSLVYRFATAAPLWVAALTGAGNHDPGLLRRAASGIVTHFENRGAFEGNGVLSLGWHGAWPAMRQTYSGPGSPYWASKAALGLLLPQDHAVWTSVEQPLPVEAGNVSCVIEAPGWLVSGRKKDGFVTVVNHGSDHSEPGAEIADAPVYARYGYSTATVPPLAGPAAHNPLDNAVVLLDRDGLASHRTGFDNLFTRELEDGVLVGASQGRVRWIESDGDAAANFGTYQSGIMTPGPVVTVASAVRDGVEVRLARVDGPTDAVALRFGGWPVASPEPPRTGTGGEDLHPFAEASSQDLVSALRDVAGLTKAGIVVEKDASPLGEFVAIPWLATGTVTPGQVIVATVTLSRGKVDEPAPRVTAEPLTEGGHRITVAWHQGKPTQFTLPAWPAP, from the coding sequence ATGAACCTTGAGCCTGACTTCGCCCAGTCACCGTACACCGGCTGGACCCGGGCCCACTGGGAAGCGTTCGTGGAGCGCATGGTGGGCGCTGTGGAACCGTACCGTTCGCCGTCTGGCGCTCGTATCGACTTGCCTGGCCCAGCCAGCGGCAACGGCTCCGTGTCCGACGGGATCGAGGGTTTCGCCCGGCCCTTTCTTGCTGCAGCCTCATTGGTAGCAGGACGGAACGGGGAAGACCCCGGGAACCTGATGGAGCGCTACGCCCGGGGTCTGGCCGCCGCCATGGACCCGGCGTCCCCCGAAGCTTGGCCTCGCCCGGAAGAACTCCTGCAGACGAAGGTGGAGGCCGCCTCGCTGGTGCTGGGCCTTCAAATGACGCGGCCTTGGCTGTGGGACCGGCTTGATGACCGCGTCCGAGAGAACACGGTGAACTGGCTCTCCGGTATTATGGGCACTTGGTATCCGCCGTCCAACTGGGTGTGGTTCCGAATCATCGTTGAGTCTTTCCTCCGTGAGAACGGTGGCCCCTGGTCGGCCACGGATATCGAAGAAGACCTGGCCATCCACGCCTGGATGCGGAGACGGAACGGCTGGCTCAGCGACGGTCCGGGGCGACACTACGACCATTATGTGGGCTGGATGCTGCATACCTACCCTCTGCTCTGGACGCACCTGTTCGATGTTCCGGATTCACTGTGCTCGACGTCGCTGCGCGAGCAGTGGAACATCGACCTAGGGCGCTACACGGACGACGTGCTGCGGCTGACCGGTGCGGACGGTTCGCCGCTGGTGCAGGGCAGAAGCCTGGTGTACCGCTTCGCCACTGCCGCCCCGCTATGGGTGGCCGCGCTGACCGGTGCCGGGAACCATGATCCCGGCCTCCTCCGGAGGGCCGCCAGCGGAATCGTGACCCATTTCGAGAACCGTGGCGCGTTCGAAGGTAACGGTGTGCTCAGTCTCGGTTGGCACGGCGCGTGGCCCGCAATGCGTCAGACCTACTCGGGGCCCGGCTCGCCGTACTGGGCGTCCAAGGCTGCTTTGGGGTTGCTCTTGCCGCAGGACCACGCGGTTTGGACCTCGGTGGAGCAGCCGCTTCCGGTAGAGGCAGGGAACGTGTCATGCGTGATCGAAGCCCCTGGGTGGTTGGTCTCCGGGCGGAAGAAAGACGGATTTGTGACTGTCGTAAACCACGGCAGCGATCACTCGGAACCGGGGGCTGAGATCGCCGACGCGCCCGTGTATGCGCGGTACGGCTACTCAACCGCCACTGTCCCACCATTGGCCGGTCCTGCCGCCCATAACCCGCTGGACAATGCAGTGGTCCTCCTGGACAGGGATGGCCTTGCAAGCCACAGAACTGGGTTTGACAACCTATTCACGCGGGAACTGGAAGACGGAGTGCTCGTAGGCGCGTCACAGGGCCGGGTGCGCTGGATCGAATCTGACGGAGACGCTGCGGCCAACTTCGGGACGTATCAGTCCGGGATCATGACCCCCGGGCCAGTCGTTACTGTGGCCTCGGCGGTGCGCGATGGTGTCGAAGTACGTCTGGCACGTGTGGACGGGCCCACGGACGCTGTCGCGCTGCGCTTCGGTGGCTGGCCAGTGGCGTCCCCGGAGCCGCCGCGGACCGGCACGGGCGGCGAGGATTTGCACCCATTTGCGGAGGCATCAAGCCAGGATCTGGTCTCGGCCCTCAGGGATGTTGCCGGGCTCACCAAGGCGGGCATAGTCGTCGAAAAGGACGCAAGCCCGCTGGGGGAGTTCGTCGCGATTCCCTGGCTCGCCACCGGCACCGTCACGCCAGGTCAGGTCATTGTGGCGACGGTAACATTGTCCCGCGGGAAGGTTGACGAGCCGGCTCCACGTGTGACAGCCGAGCCCCTTACCGAGGGCGGCCATCGGATCACGGTTGCCTGGCACCAAGGCAAACCGACCCAATTCACCCTTCCAGCCTGGCCGGCCCCGTAG
- a CDS encoding TIM barrel protein: MTFRSHAPADVIRFAVDAHLKAIEWGGDIHVPAGDVVCAKEVKDRTVDAGLAVASYGSYLRLGSSTRSEQEAVLETAVALGAPRIRVWAGTRGSAAAEPHHWAGVVHDAREFTDTAASADVLVGLEFHGGTLTDRAESTAALLSEIERERGLGTYWQPPQGMPDVEALRGLDLLAGNVLAVHAFSWWPTDERRPLADRFDLWCAVLERMHGQRSLNDVLFEFVLGDSATQLARDAGTLLRLIEEVSREARPEPPDIAAAR, translated from the coding sequence GTGACGTTTCGTTCGCACGCTCCTGCGGACGTTATCCGCTTTGCAGTCGACGCCCACTTGAAAGCGATTGAGTGGGGCGGTGACATCCACGTGCCAGCCGGCGACGTCGTCTGCGCCAAGGAGGTCAAGGATCGTACAGTCGATGCTGGACTGGCAGTTGCCTCTTACGGCTCCTACCTCCGCCTTGGCTCTAGCACGCGGTCGGAACAGGAGGCAGTGCTAGAAACAGCCGTGGCCTTGGGAGCACCGCGGATACGGGTCTGGGCGGGCACACGAGGCTCGGCCGCCGCGGAGCCTCATCACTGGGCGGGGGTAGTCCACGATGCCAGGGAATTCACCGACACAGCAGCTTCTGCGGACGTGTTGGTGGGACTTGAGTTCCACGGCGGAACCCTGACTGACCGTGCCGAGTCCACTGCGGCGCTCCTGTCGGAGATCGAACGTGAGAGAGGGCTGGGAACGTATTGGCAGCCACCCCAGGGAATGCCTGATGTGGAGGCGCTCAGGGGCCTGGACCTGCTGGCCGGGAACGTGCTTGCCGTGCATGCCTTTTCGTGGTGGCCCACGGACGAGCGGAGACCGCTCGCGGACAGATTTGACTTGTGGTGCGCGGTTCTGGAGCGGATGCACGGGCAGCGCAGCCTCAACGATGTCCTGTTCGAATTCGTTCTCGGCGACTCAGCGACCCAGCTAGCTCGCGACGCCGGGACACTGCTTCGCCTGATTGAGGAAGTCTCGCGCGAGGCACGCCCTGAACCGCCGGACATTGCGGCAGCACGATAG
- a CDS encoding L-fucose/L-arabinose isomerase family protein → MFDDEANRTRSVLTAKRRRSTRVGLVAGGLAAYWPQFPDLLPQLKESTAYVVERFQEMDVEVLDAGFVSNAQDAAAAAEQLRRADLDLIVIFLTTYLTSSMVLPIAQRTQTPVLLIDLQPTEAMEHANFDTGMWLAYCGQCPVPEVGNVFRRASIPFRSVTGHLKDEKAWSRIASWINAAHVRASLRHARHGLMGHLYPGMLDVSTDLTTVSTTFGSHVEVLEFDDLRVRVDQVTDAEIVARKELARSIFTLDDSVNDEDFSWGAKVSVGLDRLVEDFELDTLAYYHRGLDGEQHERLGAGMILGASLLTARGIPAAGEYELRTSIAQLASEALGAGGSFTEIQALNFRDGVVEMGHDGPAHLAVSSANPLLRGLGIYHGKRGWGVSVEFDVMHGPVTTFGIGQERDGSYVFVASEGEVKSGPLLAIGNTTSRVDFGIDPGEWVDNWSQTGIGHHWALSVGHRAQDFKAAADLLGLPFRQV, encoded by the coding sequence ATGTTTGATGATGAAGCAAACCGCACCCGAAGTGTTCTCACAGCCAAAAGGAGGCGTTCCACCCGCGTTGGCCTTGTAGCTGGCGGCCTGGCTGCGTATTGGCCTCAATTCCCGGACCTGCTCCCCCAGCTCAAGGAGTCAACAGCTTATGTTGTGGAGCGCTTCCAGGAGATGGATGTCGAGGTCCTGGATGCGGGCTTCGTTTCCAATGCGCAGGACGCGGCTGCTGCTGCTGAGCAGCTCCGCCGCGCAGACCTCGACCTCATTGTAATTTTCCTGACCACCTATCTGACGTCCTCCATGGTTCTGCCGATCGCCCAGCGCACTCAGACTCCCGTGCTACTCATCGATTTGCAGCCGACGGAAGCCATGGAGCATGCAAACTTCGATACCGGCATGTGGCTTGCTTACTGCGGGCAGTGCCCCGTCCCCGAGGTTGGCAACGTTTTCCGCCGTGCCAGCATCCCCTTCCGTTCTGTCACCGGTCACCTGAAGGACGAGAAAGCTTGGAGCCGTATCGCGTCGTGGATCAATGCCGCCCACGTCCGGGCATCTCTCCGCCATGCACGCCACGGTCTGATGGGCCACTTGTACCCGGGGATGCTCGACGTATCCACCGATCTCACCACGGTATCGACGACGTTCGGGTCGCACGTTGAGGTCCTTGAATTCGATGACTTACGTGTGCGCGTAGACCAGGTCACGGATGCTGAAATCGTGGCGCGCAAGGAACTCGCCCGGTCGATCTTCACTCTTGATGATTCCGTGAATGACGAGGATTTCTCTTGGGGCGCGAAGGTCTCCGTGGGACTGGACCGTCTCGTCGAGGATTTTGAGCTGGACACCCTCGCCTACTACCACCGCGGGCTCGACGGTGAACAACATGAACGTCTCGGCGCGGGGATGATCCTTGGCGCTTCCCTTCTGACCGCCCGGGGCATTCCGGCAGCCGGAGAGTATGAGCTGCGCACCTCCATTGCCCAGTTGGCCTCCGAAGCCCTAGGGGCCGGCGGCTCCTTCACCGAGATCCAGGCCCTGAATTTCAGGGATGGTGTTGTCGAGATGGGCCATGACGGCCCTGCTCACCTGGCCGTGAGCTCCGCCAATCCGCTGCTGCGAGGTTTGGGCATTTATCACGGCAAGCGCGGCTGGGGAGTCAGTGTCGAATTTGACGTCATGCACGGACCCGTGACGACGTTTGGCATCGGCCAAGAGCGGGACGGCTCCTACGTCTTTGTGGCCTCCGAGGGCGAAGTGAAGTCTGGTCCCCTGCTCGCCATCGGCAACACCACATCCCGTGTGGATTTCGGCATCGACCCAGGCGAATGGGTGGACAACTGGTCGCAGACCGGCATTGGCCATCATTGGGCTCTCTCCGTCGGACACCGCGCCCAGGACTTCAAAGCCGCGGCCGACCTGTTGGGGCTGCCATTCCGCCAAGTCTAG